GCTGTAAACGCCTGACACTATGCAATTTGTATAACAAACCCTCTTTATTATCTTTTTCTATGAAAGAGACTGCCTGATAGGGTTTAATCGTGCTAAATGAAAGCACTTATGATGCCGGTGCAGTTAAGTAGTTTCCATAATGTCGTTAGACATAATGTAATTGGTTTTTCGATGCGGCCTCTGCGCAACAGGAGTGAAACACAGAAACTTCTCGAATTAATATCCTATGAACAGCTTCGCACGAACGCTTCCATTCCGTTTTACCATTCAACCTTTGCTCTTTAAGTATCCAATTTATTGTCTTATTATTTTAACGTGTCCAATAATGTGCCCCGCAGGCCATAATACCCATGCCTGTGTAACACCAGCTAACGAAGTCCCCGGAAATGTGATCCCTTTCCCAAAATAACCGCACGCAAATGGATGGATCGATGGTTGAAAGGCTTTAACTTTTAAATCCCCATAATAAGCGACGGCATAACAAGTGGAgcgtttgttttccatcacaagatgtttttttttctttgaaagCACAAAATGTCGGTAGACGAAAGTTTGTCCATCGTCAACACGTTCACGTGTTGGAATTCCCGATTCCCCGTATGTTACTCGGAAAATATGCACAAAGTTCTCCATATGACAAAAAGTTTGCCACACGTCCACTTGTGGATTGTGTGGAAATCTCGTGTTCTTTGTACTACCTTAATTAAACATCCTAAGACATCGGCCCTTGGAAGAAGCTTCAGTGGAAACCCCGGGCTGGGAAGCGGGAACCTcataaacaatttcaattacCACGACTCTAGAACGATTTCCATTAACCTCACACGTTGTCTCTTGAAACTTATGATTAAAAGACAAAATGGGCGTAACGACCACTTGCACGATTGGCATTGGTAAAAGTTTGGCTCAACCACGAGCCCCGACTGTCGTCATAAAGTGATGTTTTGTTACTTTAATACCTCCGGCACCGTTTCAGCATAGCTTAGCAGTGCTTTCGTTGCAGCTTTTTTCCGTATTTATTTCGTAGTGACTTTTCTTCGTACCTGTTTGGCGTAGCAAAATCATCTCCCGCTTATCTTATCTGCTGGCCATAATCTAGCTTTCATATTATTTTTGCGTTAAAAGGGATATCACCGAAAAAAGGATAGAAAACGTGGAACtctgttttggaaattttcgGAAGAAAAGTGGCGAATCGTAAAGATACCACTACAAACTGTCTCCTAAGTTCGCCGAAACAAAGGGTCCTTCGAGAAAGAGCCACGAGAGAGACAGAGCAAAAAGACAAAAAGTCCCTCACCTTTTTCCTTCCAGTTAATGGCAGCGCCAGTGGTACCAGATGGTTTCCGCTAGATCCGTAGATTGCGCCCAACAATTAGCATACTTTCCTTTGTGCATTACGGCGAAAGgatacacaaaaaagaacatcCCAACCTTCGAAGGAGAGTGAAAATTGCACTAATGTTGCGTGTCGTGGAAGAGTAAAGAAAAGCTAGGATTAGGCAAACATAAAACCATCAGAACCATTTCATATTatgcaaacacaaaaagggCTAAAAATTCATCagctttgtttgttgttacACTGTTTCACTGTTGATGTAAATCGCTTCCGGATTAAATGGAATAAATGCTTCAGAGGATCAAACAGAGGATTGACAACATTGTCAATAGATTGAGAAATAAACAATCGTCTAAAGACAGTAGAGAGCAATTATACTTTTGTCACgcgtattgcatacttttaggcgttttagGTTGGTTGGTTGCATTGACAATATGTTGCCTAACAGTATGCAATACGCAGTACAAAACGCTTCCCGGTTTTTGCCAAATTGTATTATTTGTATTTAAGCATGCTTTTGAGTTGTAGCATACTTTTTTAAACAAGTTAATTCAGTGCTTGCAGTTGTATAAAGATAAAAACTTCATCTACCATGGTTCCCGTCGTTGATGTGGAGCTTTAACCCAGAGAGAGTACTACGAGTCCAACCCAGCAGCTGCTTTACTGCACGTGTAGCACTTTGCAAAAATCGATTACACTGTGTGTATATCAAACCACCATTTAATGTAGAAATTATTTGGTATCCCGTTTGTGCTGTTGTTCTCCATCTTTGCTTGTGGCACAGCCCTGCAATGAGCACTTTACATTCCACCCGACACTCTCGGCTTTTAcgttgattgattttatttctgttaTATGACATCACATCCAAGTGCTTTTCTTCACATGTGCCAAAGGAAATGCAAGTGTCAGaaagtgagagaaaacaagGGTGATGTGAAGCAAAAGGGATTATGATGATCTTTCGCATACACTCATCTGCCTCTAGACGAAACGGGCTGTGCGATCTCATCATTTCCACATCACAGCGCAACACATCGTTCTTCTGTTTGCTTACGATGCGTAATAACAGCAGTAAAGCAGAAGCAGCTTGGGCTGGGGAGGGAGTTCAATAGTAAACACAGTCTGGGAAGAAAAGCGTAGAACAAACTCTTTCAACTCATCTCACCCGAAACCATCAAAGGAACCATCTGTTGATCAAttggtgtgttttgtgtgcgcgCTCGCACCcatttctcttcttctctttGCTTCGCAGGGAAGGCTCTGTATACTTTCAGCGGTCGTCCACCTTCAACCATCACAATGGCCACCAGCGGAACCTGAATCCGCACATCAAGTTTTCCAACTCGCACTCCAACCTGCCGGAGGAGATATCGCTCATGTCGCTGGAAAAGGATCTCCGCAGCCTGGATGAGAACGTCAACCagatccaccagaagggtggtgccggtggcggcggcggtggcggaatGGGAGGTGCTGGAAATGGGGGAGGACACGTGGGTGGGTCACGGGTCAAGCGGCGCAGCTTTACCAGCAAgttcctttcgttttcccgCCTATTTCAGCGCAATCATCCCACTAAGCTTTAAGAAAAACCTGACGCGCGAGTTTAGGAACTGTAAATAGTAGAACGAACAGAGATGATAGGCGGAGGTATAGAGAGccacgctctctctctctcacactaTCTCTCTAGGTTATGTTTATCGTTTAAAGTTTATTGGATAAATTAgagataaataaattaaatccgGTAACAGAATGCTGAAGACTCACGAGCAAAACCACCACTCACACACCAGGCAGGGCCTGAGCTTCTGAATCAGGAGCAGGAGTGCACCAACTTCTAACCGTATACTTGTTAAatggacacacacaaaaatctACTGGCAGCTACTGTAACGAAGCGGTGCAGCTATCTGTTCATGCACCATCTGAACCGTCTCGAAACTGCATTTCACACCGTAAACGACACTGCGTCGCGCGTTCTAGAGTCTATTGTACTGTTTTGTGCTGTAAAAGCATTGGAAAACTCGTTATCATCAACTTTCACATCCCATAGTCTATTGTGCGTTCAGCggtaaaaacaaacgaaacgttATTAGAAGAATAAATAGTCTGTAACTAAAGAAAACTGGATTTAATGCAgggaatgtaaacaaagaGTGTTGTAATGTGCGCAGTATAGTTTAAAAAAGAGGATATAATTTGTGTTTGGATGGCAAATGTAAGCATACGGACAGAAAGACAGACACACAGGTTGTTGAACTGAAATTCCGATGAAAGCGTTGTTGTGCAATGTTTTTCGCGAAGAAACAAATGGTTACAAAGAGGAAATATATAttatacatatattttttaataaaaaatacactaGAATTATACGTTCCTCCCGATGGTGTTGGAgttctttgtttatttgttataCAGCTCAACCTTAACCTATGGCATTTCGCGTATGTCTTCCCTGCTATCTGTTGGTCtgttttcttcaaaaacaTCGAACTATTGAACTTTATTAACCCTAACATGATAGTTGCACAAGAATCTGCTGTACTTCGTGTGCCATTTACTCTGATTCCGATCCCGAAACGGACTTCCGTGAAATTGGAGAAGCTTGTCTGCTGCCCGACCCTGAGCGAGAACGTGATCGCGAACCGGAGCGAGACCGGCGACTACCACGACTAGCCTGACTTCCGCTGCGGCTTCGGCTACGGCTTCCACCACTCTTACGACTTCCTCCACTCTGGCTTCGGCTGCGCGAACGACTACGGCTACGACTACGACTCCGAGAACGGCTGGGACTGCGGCTACCCGAGCCCGATCGACTTCTCGAACGCGATCCTCTGGCACTTCCCGAACGGCTACGCGATCGGCTACGGCTGCGCGATCGGCTGCGACTACGCGAACCACTTTTACCACTGCCGGCACGGCTTCCCGAACCGGACCCAGAACGGGACCGTGATCCCGACCCGGATCGTGACCGTGAGCGTGATCGACGCTGCGATCCACTCGAATCCTCATCATCGGAAGCAATGCGGCGTTTGCGTTTCGTTGCCGGTGCTCCCGACTCTCCTCCCGATTCGCCACCGCCCGACTCGTCACCGCTCGCTATCTTCAACCGGCTGTCATCGCTATCCGATTCACTCGTCGATACGGTAGCCTTCGAAAGGATGCGTCCCTTCTGCTTCGACGACAATCCTTCATCCATCGCCTTCTGGCGCTTCTTCTGTCCACCCGAAGCCTTCTTCTTGCGCTTGCGTGATCCTTCTTCCTCGTCTTCGCTTTCCGATTCACCGCCACTGCCGCGGCGTGCCTTTTCCTTCCGTTTGCGACTGCCACCCTGCGATTTGCGTGGTTTCTTTTCGCCCTTGCGCTTTCGTTCCTTCGGTGCTGCACCTTCCTCACCACCGCTGCCGCCCATTCCGACCTCACCCCCGCTCGCATCCGAGTCGGAAATGTAATCCTTCCGTCCGCGGCCaccttttttcttcgcttccgGTGCAGGTTCCGCAAAGAACAGCGCATTCTTCGTCTTTTCTTTGTACTCCTGGCGCTTGAGCAACATTTCTTCGTGTGCCTTCCGGCGCATCTCCTCCATTCGGCGCCGTTCGTCTGCCTGGCGACGCTTGAACTCCTCGCGCTCCAGCTCCTGCTTCTGGCGCAACGATCGTTCCTCCTCGTCGATCTTGCGCGCCCGTGACACGTGATATTGGGCCTGCTGCAGCAAATCCTGACACTGGTTCGCTTCCGTTTCTGCGAGCGCAATGTTGTACCGCGTCTTGTCACCGTGCACCGACAGATAGGTAAAGTACTTGTGGGCCAATCCGAGCTCGTGCACTGCCTGCAGCACCACGCTCAGTACGGATTTTTCGTCACGCAGCACAAACGTGGCCAGCCGCTGCAACACGAGTGCAATGTTGAACAGCAGCACAGTGTCCTGCGGAGCGACACGACGTGCCTTCAGCAGGGTCATCTTCGCTTCCTTCAACTTGCCCGCCCGAAAATAGGCACGGGCCAGATACTGCATCACCTCCacgttgttgtgccgatagaaCTTCTTCAGACAGTTTTCGTACATCTGAATCGCACTGATGTACTGCTTCTGCTCCACGTAGATATGTGCGATGTTGATCCACACGTCACAAAAGTCGGCCGTCGCTTCACGCACCTGCGCGAAAATATCTCGGGCCTCAATGATGCAACCCTTGTGAGCCAATACCGCTCCGATTCCGTTCGCTGCCCAAATGTTCTTCGGATCGTTTCGAAGCACCTGCTTGTAGATGGCAAGCGCTTTCTCCTGgtgtttcttctccttctccttgtCCCGATTCGGTTGGTGCAAACTCtgaagccaaaaattaccCAGCGCAATCAGCGAGTACGCATCGCTGGAGGTGGCCGGATTCTTTAGAATCGTTTCGAAATTCTTCTGTCCAAGCGTCCACTGCATTTTGGCCAGATGCAAATTTCCCAACAGTGAACGTGTGTCCGGATTTTCCATGTTAATCTTCAGCGCGTCTTTGAAGAAATCGGACGCGACAAAGATCAAACCCTTGTCGCGCGCCATGCACCCGAGTCGGAGATAGCAGTCGATGTAGTTCGGGTGCTCCTTCAGAATATCCTTGTACAGTTTGTCCGCCTTGTCGAACACTGCCATCGCTTCGTACAGGCGAGCCAAATTGTACGTCATCGAGACGGAGATCGAATCGTAGTATTGTGCGTCATGTTGCGCCTCGATCTTCGCACGTTCGATCGCTTGCTCCAGCCTAGCCATTGCCTCATCCAGATTGCCCAACCGGTAGTGGAGTGCCGCCACATTGTTTAATATTTCCGGCGGTATGTCCGCGTTCACCTTTTCCGTCAGGATGCTCGTTGCAGTACCGTACGCTTGCAGCGACGCGGGGAGATCATTCTGCTCAAGAATTTGTGCCAATTCGATCCACGCTTCGACATCATCAGGGAACTGTTCCGTTACCTTCTTCAGATGGTTTTTAGCAATGTCGCGCTTCGACTGAGAAGAAGATGTCGCATACAGTGAACCCAAAATCTTCATCGTTTCGTAGTTGCCGGGTTGCGCTTTCAGCACCTTCTCGAAGCATTGTGCGGCCTACAATACAATAATGAATTAGTTTTTATTCTAGCGATACGGTCTCTTTTTACTTACATTTTCCGAATCGCCTCTATAGATGTACATCTGTCCGAGACCAAAGTGTGGCAGCACAAAGTTTGCCGGTGCAAACTGGGTCGATTGATAGTAGTACTGAAATGCCTGATCGTAatcacgctgcacgtggaacgCACGAGCTAGCTGGTAACAACTCTCCGCACGCATTGCTTCATTTTCTGTGTTGTGGAACGCGTGCAGCGCCAAATGCTGAACCTTCTGGTAGTCTTTTTTGAAGAAGAAGTGGTTCGCTAGATGGTTCAACACCATCGGATTCGTCGAATCAATCGTGTACGCCTTCGACAGCATCTGTACGCCCATACGGTTCGATTCGGGCTCGTGCAGATTCAGCTTCAGAATGGCCAACCCAACCAGCGCACCAACACACTGCGGCTCGAGATCGAGCGCCCGCTGGAACGCTAGCTTTGCCTTGTCCGGATTGCTTAGCTTCAGAAAGCAATGCCCCATACCGAGCCGTACAGCGGCTGGGCAGTTTGGGTTCGTACGTAGTGCCTTCTTGTAGAACGCCAGTGCTCCCCGATAATCCTTCTTGTTGAACGCGATACAAGCCTTACCGAGCAGAGACGGAATGTTTGACGGAGACTGGTTCAGCACGAAATTGAATTGTGCATCGGCCTGGTCCATCTTGTCACCTTCCAGCAAACAGAAGTACGCACGCCCGAGTAGATGGTTCTGGTCGTACATGataatcttgtccgccgtcgtGTACAAGTGTGTTGCCTTCGTGAAGAGATCGCGCTTCTTGTCCTTTGACTTTTCGCGATTCGCCTCCTGCACGTAATAGGCGGCCAACATATCGTAAGCACGCATCTGGTCCTTCTCAAAGTCTCGATAGTGGATGTTTGCATCCACACGGGACGCTTCGAGGATTTTGATGAAGTCATCCGTTTTCTTCTGCTTGTAGTAAGCCAACTGTAATGCAAAGCGAATAATTCATTAGCGATGACGAATCGACGACGAAACAAACCTTTGGCTATACCTACCGCAACGGTAACCCAAGTATTGAGATGCGAGCGTTCTTGCCGCAAGATGCCAAGAACTTCCTCGCCCTCGGGAAGCTGTTCCGGATCGAGTTCTATGACCTAAATCCAACACGGCGTAAAGGTTTAGTACTGGTAGgttacaaaacattgcattgcaatGCGAATATCGTAAAATTACCTCGTCCGTATCCCTCAGCGGGATTTCGATCGGTGCAGCCATGTCTGCGTCGCCGGCCTTCAATGAAGACTGCGTAATAAACACACGTTCACTACACTCCGAAAACTAATCGAATTCGATGCTCTCGTTCGGGAAAATAATGCACAATGTAGTGCCTTGTACTTAAGCTAAAATTCGGCAACTAATTACACGTTTCAACACTGTAAACTTTTCGTAAAATTTTATCAATCTTCACAAACAACGCGACCGAACCGAATGGGGAAAAgaaatgtgtgtgcgtgtgtttgtaggATATTTTGACTGTTTGCTGGAGCGGCCTGTCAAACCGTTTATACCGCGTAGATGAATACTTCCCGATTTCAACGGGGTTATTTTTGAGAGCGCCATCTATGTGTGAGCGCACAAACTCTTGAGAAGTCACAAAAGGGGAGGGGCGATACTGCTTCCACACAGTACTTGTAAATTTTTGTGTAGCATTGCTTTTTTGGCAATTTCTCATGCTAATTTCATTCTATTGTTCtttgacttttttatacagtCTTTGAACAACCTTTGTCTTCCATTTTATGCTGAAATTGAGTATTTCTGTGTGTGCGAACATATCGCTAGCTGAGGATCATCTCAACAGATCATCGTGAATTACATAGAAATGcgtttcaaacaaaataaaacaaaaatgtatccTTTTTATTAGAAATGTGGTGCTAGGTATGATTATGCAATAATCTGTAAAGCTTGAAAGAATCTCTTACTCACATGATTTAACCCCAAACTCTTTCAACATGATTTAACTACTGATCATGAAACTATCTCAAATGATTTCCCGTTTAATACGTCGTTCAACCGTCAGCATGATTCCTttgtgttaataaataattgtttcgCGTTTATCTCTCCTTTTGCGAACATTGTCCCCTGTGGAACACGCCACAACCAACCATACCACCGTTCCACACAGCTGCATCGTTTCGATAGCCGTAACGAATCAAGAAACTCTACATTTTCCCCCTCAACCCGGGTGCTAAGTACTTTTTATTTGGCGTTAAATTTCCAAATCAATAGCATTAAAGCAAATAATGATGAGTGTCTACATGTAACAATGAAGCATCTTCCTTCTTCGGGATCGTCGCGCAATTGCGTAAAGCCGATGCAAGGCGACAAAGCGTCTGGATTGCGCGCACAACAGACGTTCTTCATACGCGAATGTCCTTTCGCATTTGTTGTCCTTTTTGTACGTGTgctttgtggaaaaaaaaatgggaggACGACTTGTATGATGCGCGCTCTGACCAAATCTTGATTTTAAATTGCGCAGGACATTTGTTAGGGGCTTAGGTAGCCTGCGGCCGAAAAGAGGCTTTCCAtgcttttcattcaaaaaatggCACGACATTTTGCAATACTCATTTCAATAGGCTTACATGCTTCGAGTGCCTTTGCCGTGACCATGCCAAACTTGTAGCTATATCCTTCAGGCATCTTCAGATTTGATGCTCTCCTTTTCTTCGTTTCGAGTGGCTGTACAAAGTCACACTTTGCCATTGTTGTtgggtttggtttgttgtcCACCTTTCTTCAACGGCCAGAAGGACAAAACGTATGTACAACCTCGGTGTGACTGGCAGCAATTATGTCAAATTAGAAACATAAAAGGACGAATGTTCACAAAATGTTGGCAGGAATGAAAGGACAACGATTAAAGCCAATTATAAACCCCGAGAGGACGCACTCACGCACAATTGTATCCTGTTTGagtcgagttttttttttcctgctccaTCTCAAAAACCATTCCTTCGTCGCATAAAAGTCATCCTACACAAATCAACCGACAAGCGCGCAACACAATCGGTACAACACACGTTCGGTTCGATCTCGTGCGCGGTACGCGTTTCGGCACGATCAACATCAGATGCTCGGCCACACCAAACTCACAAGCCAGGTGCAACTTCAACATGGCAAACTTACTGCACTGGGGATGAAAGGAACAGTACAATCAAAGGAAAACTTTGTCCTTCGCATTTTGGGCAATTTTATTGATAAACCCTCACTGCCTCCACACCGTTCCGAATCGGGCATTCGATCGTGGAATATCTGAACAAAGAGTATCATATCCTTCAAAAGGATCGTTAACAATCCGTGCCAGCCACCGTGTTCCAACCGTCCTGCCATTTCCTCCGCCGTACGTGCTGTATGTAGCCAATATGTGTAAAcaaatgttattttattgcGGCACAATTAGCCTTTAACCATTATAGACCCCAAGTGGAAGGTTAGGTTGGATAGAGAAGGATGTAAAAGTACCAGATTTGATCCGACTGATATGAAAGGAAAGTTTGTATCTGCAAAACATTTGacagaataaatttaaattgatagtAATTAGCAAATGTTATGTTATTCTTTTTACggttttcatattaaaaattgtTCTATTATAATTATTAGAAACATTATAATTTCCATAATTAAAAATGATCTTTCCGacatttttgtaattt
The Anopheles moucheti chromosome 2, idAnoMoucSN_F20_07, whole genome shotgun sequence genome window above contains:
- the LOC128302173 gene encoding RNA polymerase-associated protein CTR9 homolog isoform X2: MAAPIEIPLRDTDEVIELDPEQLPEGEEVLGILRQERSHLNTWVTVALAYYKQKKTDDFIKILEASRVDANIHYRDFEKDQMRAYDMLAAYYVQEANREKSKDKKRDLFTKATHLYTTADKIIMYDQNHLLGRAYFCLLEGDKMDQADAQFNFVLNQSPSNIPSLLGKACIAFNKKDYRGALAFYKKALRTNPNCPAAVRLGMGHCFLKLSNPDKAKLAFQRALDLEPQCVGALVGLAILKLNLHEPESNRMGVQMLSKAYTIDSTNPMVLNHLANHFFFKKDYQKVQHLALHAFHNTENEAMRAESCYQLARAFHVQRDYDQAFQYYYQSTQFAPANFVLPHFGLGQMYIYRGDSENAAQCFEKVLKAQPGNYETMKILGSLYATSSSQSKRDIAKNHLKKVTEQFPDDVEAWIELAQILEQNDLPASLQAYGTATSILTEKVNADIPPEILNNVAALHYRLGNLDEAMARLEQAIERAKIEAQHDAQYYDSISVSMTYNLARLYEAMAVFDKADKLYKDILKEHPNYIDCYLRLGCMARDKGLIFVASDFFKDALKINMENPDTRSLLGNLHLAKMQWTLGQKNFETILKNPATSSDAYSLIALGNFWLQSLHQPNRDKEKEKKHQEKALAIYKQVLRNDPKNIWAANGIGAVLAHKGCIIEARDIFAQVREATADFCDVWINIAHIYVEQKQYISAIQMYENCLKKFYRHNNVEVMQYLARAYFRAGKLKEAKMTLLKARRVAPQDTVLLFNIALVLQRLATFVLRDEKSVLSVVLQAVHELGLAHKYFTYLSVHGDKTRYNIALAETEANQCQDLLQQAQYHVSRARKIDEEERSLRQKQELEREEFKRRQADERRRMEEMRRKAHEEMLLKRQEYKEKTKNALFFAEPAPEAKKKGGRGRKDYISDSDASGGEVGMGGSGGEEGAAPKERKRKGEKKPRKSQGGSRKRKEKARRGSGGESESEDEEEGSRKRKKKASGGQKKRQKAMDEGLSSKQKGRILSKATVSTSESDSDDSRGSQRRSRSRSRSGSGSRSRSGSGSGSRAGSGKSGSRSRSRSRSRSRSRSRSGSARGSRSRSRSGSGSRSPSRSRSRSRSRSRSRSRSQSGGSRKSGGSRSRSRSGSQASRGSRRSRSGSRSRSRSGSGSRQASPISRKSVSGSESE
- the LOC128302173 gene encoding RNA polymerase-associated protein CTR9 homolog isoform X1 yields the protein MAAPIEIPLRDTDEVIELDPEQLPEGEEVLGILRQERSHLNTWVTVALAYYKQKKTDDFIKILEASRVDANIHYRDFEKDQMRAYDMLAAYYVQEANREKSKDKKRDLFTKATHLYTTADKIIMYDQNHLLGRAYFCLLEGDKMDQADAQFNFVLNQSPSNIPSLLGKACIAFNKKDYRGALAFYKKALRTNPNCPAAVRLGMGHCFLKLSNPDKAKLAFQRALDLEPQCVGALVGLAILKLNLHEPESNRMGVQMLSKAYTIDSTNPMVLNHLANHFFFKKDYQKVQHLALHAFHNTENEAMRAESCYQLARAFHVQRDYDQAFQYYYQSTQFAPANFVLPHFGLGQMYIYRGDSENAAQCFEKVLKAQPGNYETMKILGSLYATSSSQSKRDIAKNHLKKVTEQFPDDVEAWIELAQILEQNDLPASLQAYGTATSILTEKVNADIPPEILNNVAALHYRLGNLDEAMARLEQAIERAKIEAQHDAQYYDSISVSMTYNLARLYEAMAVFDKADKLYKDILKEHPNYIDCYLRLGCMARDKGLIFVASDFFKDALKINMENPDTRSLLGNLHLAKMQWTLGQKNFETILKNPATSSDAYSLIALGNFWLQSLHQPNRDKEKEKKHQEKALAIYKQVLRNDPKNIWAANGIGAVLAHKGCIIEARDIFAQVREATADFCDVWINIAHIYVEQKQYISAIQMYENCLKKFYRHNNVEVMQYLARAYFRAGKLKEAKMTLLKARRVAPQDTVLLFNIALVLQRLATFVLRDEKSVLSVVLQAVHELGLAHKYFTYLSVHGDKTRYNIALAETEANQCQDLLQQAQYHVSRARKIDEEERSLRQKQELEREEFKRRQADERRRMEEMRRKAHEEMLLKRQEYKEKTKNALFFAEPAPEAKKKGGRGRKDYISDSDASGGEVGMGGSGGEEGAAPKERKRKGEKKPRKSQGGSRKRKEKARRGSGGESESEDEEEGSRKRKKKASGGQKKRQKAMDEGLSSKQKGRILSKATVSTSESDSDDSRLKIASGDESGGGESGGESGAPATKRKRRIASDDEDSSGSQRRSRSRSRSGSGSRSRSGSGSGSRAGSGKSGSRSRSRSRSRSRSRSRSGSARGSRSRSRSGSGSRSPSRSRSRSRSRSRSRSRSQSGGSRKSGGSRSRSRSGSQASRGSRRSRSGSRSRSRSGSGSRQASPISRKSVSGSESE